A part of Candidatus Electrothrix aestuarii genomic DNA contains:
- the fdhF gene encoding formate dehydrogenase subunit alpha, translating into MKHQVDLNIEKQPATGKKIAVIGGGPAGLTGAYYLAKSGHSVTLYEAEEKLGGLLRYAVPEFKIPKKVLDYEIDTILKLGIEVKCKQRLGQEITLEELKDQYDGILLTVGAGVDQPLELPGADLPGVLPALDFLRKYNAGDTATFAQGKTAAVIGGNNVAMETARSLLRLGYQEVSIVNAKKDVSGIGANPIAISEAEKEGARFLFQVDPCEVRQVGSGLELVMNKLELSEPDKKGKQKLQPVPDTFEILLVDTVISAQGQMVCHSGETPIADVDLSPKNLIKANAKTAMTNLDKVYAAGEAANGSRPLIQVVSSGRKAAENIHTDVMGLEPAPAESRFNFSRGKAADDIKVLERFDKQDRTPMPDRVPEQVILDNEEVRLGFDEAAAKREADRCLECGCMAFDECDFKQLCVDNDINLNKTGMGTAPAYSLDQSHPMLDVDLNKCVYCQRCVNACEYDALELSASVDEQGRPSNITLRFNENCVNCGNCADHCSTGTINKKDILSPILTEDTKKVRTTCPYCGAGCQMQLKVKGNTIMEATSESHLAPNYGALCVKGRFAFNFAQDKERLTTPLIRRDGKLVEASWDEAYDVIADRLGKVKEEFGADSVAGFSCARATNEENFLMQKFMRTVIGTNNIDHCARLUHAPTVASLAITFGSGAMTNSIADVINDKTDLFFMIGSNPDTSHPTIGLRIHQTLDKGNAKLVVVDPRKTKLAERADLWLRIQPGTDVALLNGLMHIILRDGLWDEKFVEERTENFDQLAAVVKNYTPERVAEITGLTVAEMEQAARMYAAPGRNAFYHGMGITHYHTGTDRVKSIANMAMLCGKVGVEGGGCNPLRGQNNVQGACDMGALFNTLPGYGALTNDELLDKYEKRWGVKMPRKPGKPATEIWDNILKDEIRALYVFGEDPAIADANIGHVHKALDHLEFLIVQDLFLTDTAKEADVVLPAASFAEKDGTFTSSERRVQRVRKAINPPGQAKPDWLIFTELSERMGYAMGYTKPEDIFEEICELLPQYHGMSYGRIEEVGLQWPVPHADHPGTPVLHTESFTRGKGLFVPEEYMAPKEPVDEEYPMLFTTGRHYARYNFSSMTGKTREIDDIAPEALAEVNPEDAERMGIKSGDMLKLTSRRGEVTIKAEVTERSQPGTIFTTYNYAETPVNLLTLDALDRLSRTPEYKLCAIKVEVLG; encoded by the coding sequence ATGAAACATCAGGTAGACCTCAATATTGAGAAGCAACCTGCCACTGGTAAAAAAATCGCTGTCATTGGTGGTGGTCCTGCTGGTTTAACAGGGGCCTATTATCTGGCCAAAAGTGGTCATTCCGTAACTCTCTATGAGGCCGAAGAAAAATTAGGAGGGCTACTGCGCTATGCCGTTCCTGAATTCAAAATTCCCAAGAAGGTTCTGGATTACGAAATAGACACCATCCTCAAGCTGGGCATTGAGGTTAAATGTAAGCAGCGGCTGGGCCAGGAGATAACTCTGGAGGAACTGAAGGACCAATATGATGGGATCCTGCTCACGGTTGGTGCTGGCGTTGATCAGCCCCTGGAGCTTCCTGGAGCTGATTTACCTGGTGTCCTTCCTGCTCTGGATTTTCTCAGAAAGTATAATGCAGGTGATACAGCTACCTTTGCGCAAGGAAAAACAGCAGCAGTTATTGGTGGCAATAACGTTGCTATGGAAACTGCCCGTTCTCTGCTCCGCCTGGGGTACCAGGAAGTCTCTATCGTTAACGCCAAAAAGGATGTCTCTGGAATTGGTGCAAATCCGATAGCGATTAGCGAGGCAGAAAAAGAAGGAGCACGTTTCCTCTTTCAGGTTGATCCTTGCGAGGTTCGGCAAGTGGGCTCCGGCTTGGAACTGGTCATGAATAAACTGGAGCTGAGTGAGCCAGATAAAAAAGGGAAACAAAAGCTCCAGCCTGTCCCTGACACCTTTGAAATCCTCTTGGTAGATACGGTCATTTCTGCTCAGGGTCAAATGGTCTGCCACAGCGGTGAAACGCCAATAGCAGATGTGGATTTGAGCCCGAAGAACCTGATCAAAGCCAATGCCAAGACTGCCATGACCAACCTGGACAAGGTCTATGCCGCAGGCGAGGCCGCTAATGGTTCCCGCCCCCTGATTCAGGTGGTCAGCTCAGGGCGGAAGGCAGCAGAAAACATCCATACAGATGTTATGGGGCTTGAACCTGCCCCGGCAGAAAGTCGCTTTAACTTTTCACGGGGTAAAGCTGCCGATGATATCAAGGTACTGGAACGTTTTGACAAGCAGGATCGTACCCCCATGCCGGATCGGGTTCCTGAGCAAGTTATCCTGGATAACGAAGAAGTCCGCTTGGGCTTTGATGAGGCTGCTGCCAAACGAGAGGCAGACCGCTGCCTGGAATGTGGCTGCATGGCCTTTGACGAGTGTGATTTTAAGCAGCTCTGTGTTGATAATGACATCAACCTGAACAAGACCGGCATGGGTACAGCACCTGCCTATAGCCTGGATCAATCGCATCCCATGCTAGATGTGGATCTGAATAAATGCGTATATTGCCAACGCTGCGTCAATGCCTGTGAATACGATGCCCTGGAGCTGAGCGCATCTGTAGACGAGCAGGGCAGACCAAGCAACATCACCCTCCGTTTTAACGAGAACTGTGTCAATTGCGGCAATTGCGCTGACCACTGTTCCACCGGCACCATCAATAAAAAGGATATCCTGTCACCTATCCTCACCGAGGATACCAAGAAGGTGCGCACCACCTGTCCCTACTGCGGGGCTGGCTGTCAGATGCAGCTCAAGGTGAAGGGTAATACCATCATGGAGGCTACTTCTGAATCCCATCTGGCCCCTAACTATGGGGCACTCTGCGTCAAAGGACGTTTTGCCTTTAATTTTGCTCAGGACAAGGAACGGTTAACCACTCCTCTGATTCGTCGTGACGGCAAGCTGGTTGAGGCGAGCTGGGATGAAGCCTATGATGTTATTGCGGACCGCTTAGGGAAGGTCAAGGAAGAGTTCGGTGCAGATTCCGTTGCCGGATTTTCCTGCGCCAGGGCCACCAATGAAGAAAATTTTCTCATGCAGAAATTCATGCGCACGGTGATCGGGACCAATAATATCGATCACTGTGCCCGGCTCTGACACGCACCCACGGTGGCCAGTCTGGCCATCACTTTCGGTTCCGGTGCAATGACGAACTCCATTGCCGATGTTATCAATGATAAGACTGATCTCTTTTTTATGATCGGTTCCAATCCAGATACCAGTCATCCGACAATAGGTCTGCGTATTCACCAGACCCTGGATAAGGGGAATGCAAAACTGGTTGTAGTTGATCCGCGCAAGACCAAGTTGGCAGAACGGGCCGACCTCTGGTTGCGGATTCAGCCGGGCACAGACGTTGCCCTGCTCAACGGCCTGATGCATATTATCCTTCGGGACGGTCTCTGGGATGAAAAATTTGTGGAAGAGCGCACTGAAAACTTCGATCAGCTCGCTGCCGTTGTTAAAAACTATACTCCGGAGCGCGTTGCTGAGATCACCGGCCTGACTGTTGCTGAAATGGAACAGGCCGCACGGATGTATGCGGCACCAGGACGCAATGCCTTTTATCACGGTATGGGCATCACCCATTACCACACCGGTACAGATCGGGTGAAATCCATTGCCAATATGGCCATGCTCTGTGGTAAGGTCGGCGTGGAAGGCGGTGGCTGTAATCCCCTGCGCGGACAGAATAATGTCCAGGGAGCCTGTGATATGGGAGCCCTGTTCAATACCCTGCCCGGCTATGGTGCTTTGACCAATGATGAGCTCCTTGATAAATACGAAAAACGCTGGGGCGTGAAAATGCCCCGAAAACCTGGCAAGCCTGCCACAGAGATCTGGGATAATATCCTCAAGGATGAGATCCGGGCTCTGTATGTATTTGGCGAAGATCCAGCCATTGCCGATGCCAATATCGGCCATGTCCATAAGGCCCTTGATCATCTGGAATTCCTTATTGTCCAGGATCTCTTCCTCACCGATACGGCCAAGGAAGCAGATGTCGTCTTGCCTGCAGCCAGCTTTGCAGAAAAAGACGGTACCTTTACCTCCTCAGAGCGTAGGGTACAACGGGTCCGTAAGGCTATTAATCCGCCGGGTCAGGCTAAGCCGGATTGGTTAATTTTTACTGAGCTATCCGAACGCATGGGCTATGCTATGGGTTATACCAAGCCAGAGGATATCTTTGAGGAGATCTGTGAGCTGCTGCCCCAGTATCACGGGATGAGCTATGGTCGTATCGAAGAGGTTGGCCTGCAATGGCCTGTACCGCATGCGGATCATCCGGGCACCCCGGTGCTTCACACGGAGTCCTTTACCCGAGGCAAGGGGCTGTTTGTGCCGGAAGAGTACATGGCACCCAAGGAGCCGGTGGATGAGGAATATCCCATGCTCTTTACCACAGGTCGCCATTATGCCCGCTATAACTTCAGCAGTATGACCGGCAAGACCCGTGAGATTGATGATATCGCACCCGAGGCTCTGGCAGAGGTCAACCCGGAAGATGCCGAGCGCATGGGCATCAAGTCGGGAGATATGCTGAAACTTACCTCCCGGCGCGGTGAGGTCACCATCAAGGCGGAGGTCACCGAGCGCAGCCAGCCCGGCACCATCTTTACCACCTATAACTATGCCGAGACCCCGGTTAATCTGCTGACTCTGGATGCTTTGGATCGGCTTTCGCGGACGCCGGAGTATAAGCTTTGTGCTATTAAGGTTGAGGTTTTGGGGTGA
- a CDS encoding NYN domain-containing protein — MSTAILIDGGFFLKRYPKVFINGANHTPKVKAENMYRMAMRHLHQRQCHCQLYRIFYYDCEPYNKGAHNPVSGKFVDFPRTQQALDRKDFFNELKKRRKVALRLGQLQSSKDWIITSNKTKDLLSGKISVEDLTENDVRLNIRQKGVDMKIGIDITSLAIKRMVSQIILVSGDSDFVPAAKTARREGIDFILDPMWNPIAPDLHVHIDGLMSTCLDPRNHHTVDKNPYVQ, encoded by the coding sequence ATGAGTACAGCTATCCTGATTGACGGAGGTTTTTTCTTAAAACGCTACCCGAAAGTTTTTATAAACGGAGCGAATCATACTCCGAAAGTAAAAGCTGAAAACATGTATAGAATGGCGATGCGGCATCTTCACCAGAGACAGTGTCATTGCCAGTTGTATCGTATCTTTTATTATGACTGTGAGCCGTACAATAAGGGAGCGCATAACCCGGTCAGTGGGAAATTTGTAGATTTCCCAAGAACACAGCAAGCTCTTGATAGAAAAGATTTTTTCAACGAGCTGAAAAAACGCCGAAAAGTAGCACTCAGATTGGGACAGCTTCAGTCATCGAAAGATTGGATCATAACATCAAACAAGACTAAGGATCTGTTAAGTGGAAAAATATCAGTAGAGGATTTAACGGAAAATGACGTCAGGCTTAATATCAGGCAAAAAGGCGTTGATATGAAAATAGGAATTGATATTACATCGCTCGCAATCAAGAGGATGGTCTCTCAAATTATCCTTGTTTCAGGAGACAGCGATTTCGTTCCGGCTGCAAAAACAGCTCGGAGAGAGGGAATTGATTTTATCCTTGATCCGATGTGGAATCCAATAGCCCCGGACTTACACGTTCATATTGACGGCTTGATGTCTACATGTCTTGATCCCAGAAATCATCATACTGTTGATAAAAATCCGTATGTGCAGTAG
- a CDS encoding putative urea ABC transporter substrate-binding protein: MKHQTPVVRLIAATLLSAVFFCGSSLQAAEKKEKFNVAWSHYVGWEPWGYAQQSGILKKWADKYNIEIKLTLVNDYIESINLYTSGKFDACTMANMDALTIPAVGGIDSTALIVGDFSNGNDGIIMKNGSKVTDLKGRKITLVELSVSHYLLARALDMNGMSEQDVNLINTSDADIAALFTADPNGAAVTWNPPLMQALRAPGSARVFDSSSIPGEIIDLMVVRTDAPEKLKKALVGAWYEVMAIMESDGPKKEEAIAAMAQTSGGSVDEFKQQLATTAMFYKAADAAAFVASTKPKETMEHVRQFSYDKGLYGESAPSPDIVGISFDDGSVLGDKKNIKLRFTAKYMQ, encoded by the coding sequence ATGAAACATCAGACGCCTGTTGTGCGGCTTATAGCTGCTACCCTTCTTTCAGCCGTTTTTTTCTGCGGTTCCTCGCTTCAGGCAGCAGAAAAAAAAGAGAAATTTAATGTTGCCTGGTCCCATTATGTGGGGTGGGAGCCTTGGGGATATGCTCAACAGAGCGGTATTCTCAAAAAATGGGCAGATAAATATAATATTGAGATCAAGTTGACCTTGGTTAATGATTATATAGAGTCCATTAATCTCTATACTTCAGGAAAATTTGACGCTTGTACTATGGCTAACATGGATGCCCTGACCATCCCTGCTGTAGGTGGTATTGATTCCACTGCCTTGATTGTCGGAGATTTTTCCAATGGTAATGACGGCATTATCATGAAAAATGGCTCAAAGGTAACAGATTTAAAGGGCCGAAAAATTACCTTGGTGGAGCTCTCTGTTTCTCATTATCTGTTAGCCAGAGCTCTGGATATGAACGGTATGAGTGAGCAGGATGTTAATTTGATCAACACCAGCGATGCTGATATTGCCGCTCTTTTTACTGCGGATCCCAATGGGGCTGCCGTTACCTGGAATCCTCCCCTCATGCAGGCCCTGCGCGCCCCCGGCTCGGCACGGGTTTTTGACTCCTCAAGCATTCCTGGAGAGATTATTGATCTGATGGTAGTACGGACCGATGCCCCGGAAAAGCTGAAGAAGGCCTTGGTCGGTGCGTGGTATGAGGTTATGGCAATCATGGAGAGCGATGGCCCGAAAAAAGAAGAGGCTATTGCCGCTATGGCCCAGACCTCTGGAGGAAGCGTTGATGAGTTCAAACAACAGCTTGCAACTACGGCCATGTTCTACAAAGCAGCAGATGCTGCCGCCTTTGTCGCGTCCACAAAGCCGAAAGAAACCATGGAACATGTTCGTCAGTTCTCTTATGATAAGGGATTATACGGTGAATCTGCTCCGTCACCGGATATTGTGGGTATTTCCTTTGATGACGGTTCGGTGCTGGGCGATAAGAAGAATATCAAGCTCCGTTTCACGGCAAAGTATATGCAGTAG
- a CDS encoding ABC transporter permease subunit — MLSILLAILPFALLLIVYLTASEIRHRENEADKLLPRISHMTAAVKHIAFEKNRRTGKYLMLDDTLASMKRLLTGTGLAAVAALLFGLNIGLFPGINAALNPFITFIAMIPPLSILPILFISFGVDEAAKIVLIFFGVFPLITRDIRLAVRKLPREQVTKAITLGASQFQLAYRIILPQIMPRLIEAVRLSLGSAWLFLIAAEAIAASSGLGYRIFLVRRYLAMDIILPYVLWITFLGFAIDWLLRHLMRWFYPWYTAVGGDK, encoded by the coding sequence ATGCTCAGCATCTTACTGGCAATTCTGCCCTTTGCCCTTCTGTTGATTGTCTATCTGACTGCGTCGGAAATTCGGCACAGAGAAAATGAGGCGGACAAGCTCCTACCGAGAATTTCTCATATGACCGCTGCGGTAAAGCATATAGCCTTTGAAAAGAACCGGCGGACAGGTAAGTATCTGATGCTGGATGACACCCTTGCCAGCATGAAGCGACTGTTGACCGGGACCGGGCTGGCCGCTGTTGCTGCCCTCCTGTTCGGCCTGAATATAGGCCTTTTTCCGGGTATTAATGCAGCCCTGAATCCGTTCATCACCTTTATCGCCATGATCCCGCCGCTCTCTATCCTGCCCATCCTGTTTATCAGCTTCGGCGTGGATGAAGCGGCAAAGATAGTGTTAATCTTTTTCGGGGTCTTTCCGTTAATCACCAGGGATATCCGATTAGCAGTCCGTAAACTTCCTAGGGAACAGGTAACTAAGGCTATTACTCTGGGCGCCTCGCAGTTTCAGCTGGCCTATCGGATTATTCTGCCCCAGATTATGCCTAGACTTATTGAGGCGGTTCGGCTTTCCCTGGGGTCGGCTTGGCTCTTTCTCATCGCGGCTGAGGCCATTGCTGCCAGTAGCGGCCTGGGATACAGGATTTTTTTGGTGCGTCGCTATCTGGCTATGGATATTATTCTGCCCTACGTTCTCTGGATAACCTTTCTGGGATTTGCTATAGACTGGCTGCTTCGTCATCTCATGCGCTGGTTTTACCCCTGGTACACTGCCGTTGGAGGCGACAAATGA
- a CDS encoding ABC transporter ATP-binding protein, with product MSSDPDFLHIIDVYKAYNGKVILDNIDLQVSRGEFCTVVGPSGCGKSTLLRLIIGAEVPTAGQILLEHKIVGPPDIHRGVVFQKYSLFPHLTVLDNISLGLRLGGRQGSKEMSRKEINEEATDMLEKIRLAEHGGKYPHELSGGMQQRVAIGQSLIMKPKILVMDEPFGALDPDTREDMQLFLVELWEKEQMTIFFVTHDLEEAAFLGTRLVVLSQYYTDDRGNGNHVNRGAKITADYKPPPTVSNTAIKQSREFIELITCIRREGFDPDFLQHASEFKLMHPDSFQTLTNAESELECSN from the coding sequence ATGAGTTCTGATCCCGATTTTCTCCACATTATCGATGTGTACAAGGCCTATAACGGTAAAGTAATCCTGGATAATATTGATCTCCAGGTGAGCAGAGGAGAGTTCTGTACCGTGGTTGGCCCCAGCGGTTGCGGCAAATCAACCCTGTTGCGCCTGATAATCGGGGCAGAGGTGCCCACAGCTGGACAAATCCTGCTTGAACATAAAATTGTGGGGCCACCAGACATCCATCGTGGCGTAGTTTTTCAGAAGTATTCTCTCTTTCCCCACCTGACTGTGCTGGATAATATCAGCTTGGGCCTGCGCCTCGGCGGACGACAGGGCTCAAAGGAGATGTCGCGCAAAGAAATAAACGAGGAAGCAACAGACATGCTGGAGAAGATCCGGTTGGCCGAGCATGGCGGAAAATATCCTCATGAGTTGTCGGGCGGTATGCAGCAGCGTGTGGCTATCGGGCAGTCTCTGATTATGAAACCAAAAATTCTGGTTATGGATGAGCCTTTTGGTGCCCTTGATCCTGATACCAGGGAAGATATGCAGCTTTTTTTGGTGGAACTCTGGGAGAAAGAGCAAATGACGATCTTCTTTGTTACCCATGATCTGGAAGAGGCTGCCTTTCTCGGCACCAGACTTGTAGTGCTGTCGCAGTATTATACTGATGACAGGGGAAATGGCAATCACGTCAATCGCGGGGCCAAGATTACAGCTGATTACAAACCACCCCCTACTGTGAGTAACACCGCAATCAAACAGAGCAGAGAATTTATCGAGCTGATTACCTGCATACGCAGAGAAGGCTTTGACCCTGATTTTCTCCAGCATGCAAGTGAATTCAAGTTGATGCATCCAGACTCCTTTCAGACTTTGACCAATGCGGAAAGTGAGTTGGAATGTTCTAATTAA
- a CDS encoding DUF1015 domain-containing protein — MAVVAPFRGVRYNPEKIERLEDVVTPPYDVISTDDEKKLLQKNPYSMINLDLRNISQGTTEDDGRYEKARARFQSWQEESVLVQDAQPAIYLYYIDYNHPSGRRLTRKGIVSLVGLAEFAEGIVKPHEKTFSGVISDRLQLMETCKAQFSQIFSIYSDREQEVITSLEKVREAEPLLQVDDQNANTHTLWRVTDEETLKQIHHFFTGKSVYIADGHHRYTTALDCRRRAHAQDPNLPGDHPCNYIMMYLCACEDEGLSVLPTHRLVRWPGAMTADQLQERMQQGMLVTEIKQGSRETLIAEVMSRMNEAESSHGTPAFGVYHPGEDRAFLLQMQEETIAQSPSLVDKPDVLQELDVVVLSDLLIQDYLGLGHDQCVSEGLVSYISDADVALDAAVKESVLQESHTPLLFLLNPTKVEQVLKVADSDNIMPHKSTYFYPKIMTGLLLNKLDDEQHIQPLP; from the coding sequence ATGGCTGTTGTTGCCCCGTTTCGTGGCGTGCGTTACAACCCGGAAAAAATTGAGCGACTAGAGGATGTCGTCACCCCACCCTATGACGTTATTTCCACTGATGACGAGAAAAAACTGCTGCAAAAAAATCCCTATTCCATGATTAATCTGGATTTGCGCAATATCTCGCAGGGAACAACCGAGGATGACGGGCGTTATGAAAAGGCTCGGGCAAGATTCCAATCCTGGCAGGAAGAAAGCGTGTTGGTCCAGGATGCGCAGCCAGCCATCTATCTCTACTACATCGATTACAACCACCCCAGTGGACGGCGCCTGACCCGCAAAGGAATCGTCAGTCTGGTTGGCTTGGCAGAGTTTGCCGAAGGCATTGTCAAACCCCATGAGAAGACCTTTTCTGGAGTTATCAGTGACCGTCTCCAGCTCATGGAAACCTGCAAAGCCCAGTTCAGCCAGATTTTTTCTATCTATTCAGACCGCGAACAGGAAGTCATCACAAGCCTGGAAAAGGTCCGGGAAGCAGAGCCTCTTCTGCAGGTTGATGACCAGAATGCCAATACCCACACCCTCTGGCGGGTGACAGATGAAGAAACCCTGAAGCAAATTCACCATTTCTTTACCGGGAAATCCGTGTACATTGCAGATGGACATCATCGCTATACCACAGCCCTGGACTGCCGCAGACGGGCTCATGCTCAAGATCCTAATCTACCCGGGGATCATCCCTGTAATTATATTATGATGTACCTCTGCGCCTGTGAGGATGAGGGCCTCTCTGTCCTGCCCACCCACCGACTGGTTCGCTGGCCTGGTGCCATGACCGCTGATCAGCTGCAAGAACGGATGCAGCAGGGCATGCTCGTCACGGAGATTAAGCAAGGCAGCCGGGAAACCCTTATTGCTGAGGTAATGAGCAGAATGAATGAGGCAGAGAGCAGCCACGGCACCCCTGCCTTTGGTGTGTATCATCCAGGTGAAGACCGAGCTTTTCTCCTCCAGATGCAGGAGGAAACTATTGCTCAATCACCCTCCCTCGTCGATAAACCGGATGTTCTACAGGAGCTTGATGTCGTTGTCCTTTCTGACCTCCTTATCCAGGATTATCTTGGCCTCGGCCATGACCAATGTGTCAGCGAAGGACTGGTAAGTTATATCAGCGATGCAGATGTCGCCTTGGACGCAGCAGTCAAGGAAAGCGTACTCCAGGAAAGTCATACCCCCCTCCTCTTTCTTCTCAATCCCACCAAGGTGGAGCAGGTACTCAAGGTGGCAGACAGCGACAATATCATGCCGCACAAGTCCACTTATTTCTATCCGAAAATCATGACCGGCTTGCTCCTGAATAAGCTGGATGATGAACAGCATATTCAGCCTCTTCCCTGA
- a CDS encoding tRNA1(Val) (adenine(37)-N6)-methyltransferase yields the protein MIDPTTPPLTDNTLFNGRLICRQHRDGYRFSLDAVLLAHFCQPASRDRVLDLGTGCGVIGLVLSYRHPDIQLTGLELQPALAALAQSNVQVNNLQDRFTVVPGDLRTVKQHFQAESFELVLSNPPYHKVGCGRLSEADERALARHELTADPESVIAAAAFAVKNRGTVACIYPAERLATVTAAMMQKRLIPKRIQPVYSYPEDDRARLVMIEAIKNGGEGVRLLPPLYIYQYPNGPYSAEAKKMYAG from the coding sequence GTGATTGATCCAACAACTCCCCCGTTAACTGATAACACTTTGTTCAACGGGCGCCTTATCTGTCGTCAACATCGGGACGGCTACCGTTTTTCCCTGGATGCAGTACTCCTGGCCCATTTCTGCCAGCCTGCATCCAGAGACAGGGTGCTGGATCTGGGAACAGGCTGCGGAGTCATCGGTCTCGTCCTCAGTTATCGCCATCCCGATATCCAGCTTACAGGCCTGGAACTGCAACCCGCCCTGGCTGCACTCGCTCAGAGCAATGTCCAGGTCAATAACCTTCAGGATCGTTTCACCGTTGTGCCGGGAGACCTGCGCACAGTCAAGCAGCACTTTCAAGCCGAGTCCTTTGAACTCGTGCTCAGCAATCCTCCTTATCATAAGGTGGGCTGCGGACGCCTGAGCGAGGCGGATGAACGTGCCCTTGCCCGCCACGAGCTCACCGCTGATCCCGAATCTGTCATTGCAGCAGCTGCCTTTGCTGTAAAAAATCGAGGTACAGTAGCCTGTATCTACCCGGCAGAACGCCTTGCCACCGTAACTGCTGCGATGATGCAGAAGCGCCTGATCCCTAAACGAATTCAACCGGTGTATAGCTACCCGGAGGATGACCGTGCCCGCCTGGTTATGATCGAGGCCATAAAAAACGGGGGCGAAGGGGTGCGTTTGTTGCCACCACTGTACATCTACCAATACCCGAATGGGCCGTACAGCGCAGAGGCCAAGAAGATGTATGCGGGATAG
- a CDS encoding outer membrane beta-barrel protein, protein MKKILSAAALSALMFTAAPGMAGNMKIMPPSLGADCPADCQDQIDQLNSSQARQDEQLQALEESQVRQDQAIDANAADIKTNLEEIEKLKNHEAYNPWYVKATLQLTWMGSMDLDKEEYGFQADADTGYGFGISAGRQFDNFRIEGELGGRTADIKAEGLSDITITTAMLNGFYGVPVYGPFSVYGTAGAGTAKVEMAFANGDDSEVTFAYKAGAGVAMDIARNMAVDLGYEYLRTGDVEFGRDHEMLRVDDLKSSALNASLRYSF, encoded by the coding sequence ATGAAGAAAATACTGAGCGCCGCAGCACTCTCGGCCCTGATGTTTACGGCAGCGCCCGGCATGGCCGGAAATATGAAAATTATGCCTCCCTCCTTAGGTGCTGACTGTCCTGCTGATTGTCAAGATCAAATTGACCAACTGAACTCCAGCCAGGCACGACAAGATGAGCAACTCCAGGCCCTGGAAGAGAGTCAGGTCCGTCAGGACCAAGCCATTGATGCCAATGCAGCAGACATCAAAACTAACCTGGAAGAAATTGAGAAACTGAAAAACCATGAGGCGTATAATCCCTGGTATGTCAAGGCCACCCTTCAGTTAACCTGGATGGGATCTATGGACCTGGACAAGGAAGAATACGGTTTCCAGGCAGACGCAGATACAGGATATGGTTTCGGTATCTCAGCCGGTCGTCAATTTGATAATTTTCGGATTGAAGGGGAACTTGGTGGCCGAACAGCTGACATCAAAGCTGAGGGCCTTTCCGACATTACCATCACCACAGCTATGCTGAACGGTTTCTACGGAGTACCTGTCTATGGCCCCTTCTCAGTGTATGGAACCGCTGGTGCAGGTACCGCAAAAGTAGAAATGGCTTTTGCCAATGGTGATGACAGCGAAGTAACCTTTGCCTACAAAGCTGGTGCTGGCGTGGCTATGGATATTGCCCGAAATATGGCCGTTGATCTGGGCTATGAATATCTGCGTACCGGTGATGTAGAATTTGGCCGTGACCATGAAATGCTGCGAGTGGACGACCTGAAGAGTAGCGCACTCAACGCTTCGCTCCGCTACTCCTTCTAA